In Garra rufa chromosome 15, GarRuf1.0, whole genome shotgun sequence, a single genomic region encodes these proteins:
- the LOC141287780 gene encoding lipoxygenase homology domain-containing protein 1-like, with protein MKAIGQRGSAGWFLDWVEIDAPSQGQRLRFPCGRWLDTGEDDGAVVRDLYPADLQTELYTPFVPYEITTFTSDVFAAGTDADVFIVLYGQKGLCTQQKYLCVNKRERLMYFERSAEDMFIVELEDIGDVIEKIRIGHDNQGSNPGWHLDRVEIRRLLRKGKGSETTIFPCERWLARSEDDGETVRELVPSEIITEKLLRDGTLKHNEIEVEDALETHTYKVSVRTGDMYGAGTDANVFLSIYGDLGDTGERKLSKSESSSNKFERGAVDKFSIEAVDLGQVYKIRIRHDNSLAGADWYLDQVEVVDVETEEVYMFLCERWLSIKKEDKRIERTFFVKGYEGERNPQNAKKTMQNSKAGLDSNMNKKKKKKKAVIMEEGPMIPYHFTVSTGDDRDGSTTSRVYVIIMGPNDLETERLWLDLTDGKTCFAAGGMEHFMCYGLDVGEIKRVELGHNGATPESCWLVDALSVAVPTKGIQYNFLCKCWLAKDRGDGLTARVFNILDATTIGIIRKVVYEVTVVTGDTQNAGTDTNIFITVFGANGSMEEMLLAKHEDRFERGQEDTFNLEIDDIAPLKKLRVRIDGSGSRPDWFLDKIIMRNLSTEEVYVFTYEEWLSKTKGPKRTKVCELPAVVDDEEMVEKTTYTIQVKTSDVAAAGTDANVSLIVFGENGDTGTLALRESTNRNKFERNQVDVFRFGDILSLGELSKIRVWHDNKGPAPGWHLDYVDVKDDLLDQTFRFPCDRWLAKSEDDGQIMRELACANNDILDLSDKTKYEIEITTANSEDAETKENAWIILEGKKGRSKEFMMENPKKKKFLRGATDSFEFSSKNVGEIVGICLGHITKEKKVKNESFWHVQEVVITEKELRNKFYFTCDSRIPLAAKRDEFMTFECTKTVESFASKVRSLVPVKYEIIVITGDVKGAATDANVFITLYGVNGDSGKRALKGKYRNLFERGRTDRFLVEMLDLGELLRIRVEHDDNGSSSGWFLECVEVTNTANWVTTIFVCGKWLDRNKADGQTHRVLYPKY; from the exons TCATCGTTCTGTATGGTCAGAAGGGTCTGTGTACGCAGCAGAAGTACCTATGTGTGAACAAGAGGGAGCGACTCATGTACTTCGAGAGATCAGCAGAAGACATGTTTATAGTAGAG TTGGAGGACATAGGGGACGTCATAGAGAAGATCCGCATCGGACACGATAACCAAGGGTCGAACCCCGGCTGGCATCTGGACAGAGTGGAAATCAGACGACTACTAAGGAAAGGGAAG GGTTCGGAGACGACTATTTTCCCGTGTGAGCGCTGGCTGGCCAGATCCGAGGATGACGGCGAGACGGTGAGGGAGCTGGTGCCGTCAGAGATCATCACGGAGAAGCTGCTGAGAGACGGGACACTCAAACACAACGAGATCGAGGTGGAAGATGCTCTGGAGA CTCACACGTATAAGGTGTCGGTGAGGACGGGCGACATGTACGGAGCCGGTACCGATGCCAATGTGTTTCTGAGCATCTACGGAGATCTGGGAGACACCGGAGAACGCAAGCTCAGCAAATCTGAGAGCAGCAGCAACAAGTTTGAGAGAGGAGCC GTTGACAAGTTCAGCATTGAAGCTGTGGATCTGGGTCAGGTCTATAAGATCAGAATCCGGCATGATAATTCTCTGGCTGGAGCCGACTGGTATCTGGATCAGGTGGAGGTGGTGGACGTGGAGACAGAAGAGGTCTACATGTTCCTGTGTGAACGCTGGCTCTCCATTAAGAAAGAGGACAAGCGCATCGAGAGGACCTTCTTTGTCAAG gGATACGAGGGTGAGAGGAACCCTCAGAATGCAAAGAAGACCATGCAGAACTCTAAAGCAGGTTTGGACAGCAACAtgaacaagaagaagaagaagaaaaaggctGTTATTATGGAGGAGGGTCCAA TGATCCCGTACCACTTTACCGTGTCCACCGGAGACGATCGTGACGGCAGCACCACCAGTCGGGTTTACGTTATCATCATGGGGCCCAACGATTTAGAAACGGAGCGACTCTGGCTGGATCTCACTGATGGGAAGACATGCTTTGCTGCAGGAGGAATGGAGCACTTTATGTGCTACGGATTAGATGTGGGCGAGATCAAGAGAGTTGAG TTGGGTCATAACGGAGCGACTCCCGAGAGCTGCTGGTTGGTGGATGCGCTGTCGGTGGCTGTTCCCACTAAAGGCATTCAGTACAACTTCCTTTGCAAGTGCTGGCTGGCCAAAGACAGAGGAGACGGTCTGACGGCCAGAGTCTTCAACATACTGGACGCCACCACCATCGGCATCATTCGGAAG GTGGTTTATGAGGTGACGGTGGTCACAGGTGACACTCAGAACGCAGGAACAGACACCAATATCTTCATAACCGTGTTTGGGGCCAACGGGAGCATGGAGGAGATGCTGCTCGCTAAACATGAGGACAG GTTTGAAAGAGGACAGGAGGACACATTTAACCTGGAGATCGATGACATCGCACCCCTAAAAAAGCTCCGCGTTCGCATCGACGGTTCAGGAAGTCGTCCCGATTGGTTCCTCGACAAG ATCATCATGAGAAACCTGAGCACGGAGGAGGTGTACGTTTTCACCTACGAGGAGTGGCTCTCCAAGACCAAAGGACCCAAGAGGACCAAGGTCTGTGAGCTTCCTGCGGTCGTAGACGACGAGGAGATGGTGGAGAAAACCACATACACCATCCAGGTTAAAACCAGCGACGTCGCCG CCGCCGGTACAGACGCCAACGTGTCTCTGATCGTCTTCGGGGAAAACGGCGACACTGGAACGCTGGCACTGAGAGAAAGCACCAACAGGAACAAATTTGAGCGCAATCAGGTGGATGTTTTCCGCTTCGGGGACATTCTGAGTCTGGGAGAGCTGTCTAAGATCCGAGTTTGGCACGACAACAAGG GTCCGGCTCCTGGATGGCATTTGGATTACGTTGACGTGAAGGACGACCTGCTGGATCAAACATTCCGCTTCCCCTGCGACCGATGGCTGGCCAAAAGTGAGGACGACGGGCAGATCATGAGGGAACTGGCATGTGCCAATAATGATATTCTGGATCTCAGTGACAAGACCA AATATGAAATTGAGATCACAACAGCCAACTCTGAAGATGCAGAGACAAAGGAGAACGCCTGGATCATTCTGGAGGGGAAAAAAGGACGTTCAAAGGAGTTTATGATGGAGAACCCAAAGAAGAAGAAGTTCTTGCG CGGTGCCACGGATTCATTCGAGTTCTCTTCTAAAAATGTGGGCGAGATCGTGGGTATTTGTCTGGGCCATATAACAAAGGAGAAGAAGGTGAAGAACGAGTCTTTCTGGCACGTGCAGGAGGTGGTGATCACAGAGAAAGAGCTGAGAAACAA GTTTTACTTCACGTGTGACTCTCGGATTCCGTTGGCGGCGAAGAGAGATGAGTTCATGACGTTCGAGTGCACCAAAACAGTGGAGAGCTTTGCCAGTAAAGTGCGCAGTCTGGTTCCAGTCAAATACGAGATCATCGTCATCACCGGAGACGTGAAGGGAGCCGCCACCGACGCCAACGTCTTCATCACGCTCTACGGCGTCAACGGAGACTCCGGTAAGCGAGCGCTCAAGGGGAAGTACAGGAACCTGTTTGAGAGAGGACGGACCGACCGCTTCCTGGTGGAGATGCTGGATCTGGGAGAGCTCCTGAGGATCAGAGTGGAGCACGACGACAACGGCTCGTCGTCCGGATGGTTCCTGGAGTGCGTGGAGGTCACCAACACCGCCAACTGGGTGACCACCATCTTTGTTTGCGGAAAGTGGTTGGACAGAAATAAAGCGGACGGACAAACTCACAGAGTACTGTATCCCAAATATTAG